In a genomic window of Magnolia sinica isolate HGM2019 chromosome 16, MsV1, whole genome shotgun sequence:
- the LOC131229886 gene encoding organellar oligopeptidase A, chloroplastic/mitochondrial-like: MSSPPSMASQNTPSDGKNPLLQDFVFPPYDAIEPKHVRLGIRALMKELEHDLVELEKRVGPTWPRLVEPLEKIIDRLQVVWGIVNHLKAVKDSPELRSAIEEVQPDKVQFQLRLEQSKPIYDAFKAIQESSCWQTLNVARKRIVEDRIKQAVLNGVSLEDDNRNQFNKIQQELEKLSQKFDENVLDATKKFEKVIMDKKEIEGLPATALGLAAKMAISKGYENATAENGPWIITLDGPSYRSILQHATNRSLREEIYRAYVTRASNGDLNNTPIINQILKLRLEKAKLLGYNSYAEVSMAKKMATVDTAEELLEKLRSASWNSAIQDMEDLKRFCRAQGAKETDDLEHWDINFWSERLRESKYDINEEELRPFLSLPNVMDGLFSLVKMLFDVNIEPADGLAPVWNRDVRFYHVKDSLENPIAYFYFDPYSRPSEKQGGGWVAEVVGRSHVLARDGASTRLPIAHMVCNQTPPVGNEPSLMTFREVETIFHEFGHLLQKMLTKQDEGLVSGSQGIEWDAVELPSQFMENWCYHRNTLMSIAKHHETGESLPEDVYSKLIALRKFRAGSLLLRQIRYASVDLELHTRYDPSGPESIYDVDQRVGMRTHVIPLLPEDRFLCSFSHIFADLYEAGYYSYQWAEVLSADAFSAFEEAGLDNDEAIKETGRRFRETVLALGGGKSPLEVFVEFRGREPSPDAMLRQYGLSPATVSA; the protein is encoded by the exons ATGTCCTCTCCTCCTTCCATGGCTTCCCAAAACACTCCCTCCGACGGAAAAAACCCTCTGCTTCAGGACTTCGTCTTTCCTCCGTATGATGCCATCGAACCGAAGCACGTCCGTCTCGGGATTCGCGCGCTTATGAAGGAACTC GAGCATGATTTGGTTGAGCTGGAGaagagggtgggccccacgtggccgAGATTGGTCGAGCCGCTGGAGAAGATCATCGATCGGTTGCAGGTGGTGTGGGGGATCGTAAACCATCTGAAGGCGGTGAAGGATTCTCCGGAGCTCCGTTCAGCCATTGAAGAAGTTCAG ccaGACAAGGTTCAATTTCAGCTTAGGTTGGAACAAAGCAAGCCCATTTACGATGCGTTTAAGGCTATTCAAGAATCTTCTTGTTGGCAGACATTGAATGTTGCTCGTAAACGTATAGTGGAAG ACAGGATAAAGCAAGCAGTTCTTAATGGTGTCTCTCTCGAAGATGATAATAGAAACCAGTTCAATAAAATTCAACAG GAATTGGAAAAATTGTCTCAAAAATTTGATGAGAATGTATTGGATGCAActaaaaagtttgaaaaagtaATTATGGATAAGAAGGAAATTGAAGGACTGCCTGCTACTGCACTTGGCCTTGCAGCAAAAATGGCTATTTCCAAG GGATATGAAAATGCTACTGCTGAAAATGGGCCATGGATAATTACATTGGATGGTCCAAGCTATCGCTCCATTTTGCAACATGCAACCAACCGATCCTTGCGTGAAGAAATTTATCGTGCTTATGTAACCCGTGCCTCCAATGGAGATCTCAACAATACACCAATTATTAACCAAATTCTGAAGCTTAGGTTGGAGAAAGCTAAGCTTCTTGGTTACAATAGCTATGCTGAG GTAAGCATGGCAAAGAAGATGGCTACGGTTGACACAGCTGAAGAGCTTCTAGAAAAGCTTCGGAGTGCGTCTTGGAATTCTGCCATCCAAG ATATGGAAGACCTGAAGAGGTTTTGTAGAGCTCAGGGTGCTAAAGAAACTGATGACTTGGAGCACTGGGACATAAACTTTTGGAGTGAGAGGCTTCGTGAATCGAAGTATGATATAAATGAG GAAGAGTTACGGCCATTTTTATCATTGCCAAATGTTATGGATGGCCTTTTTAGCCTTGTGAAGATGCTCTTTGATGTCAACATTGAGCCCGCGGATGGCTTGGCGCCG GTTTGGAACAGAGATGTCAGATTTTATCATGTTAAAGATTCGTTAGAGAATCCAATTGCATACTTCTATTTCGACCCATATTCTAGGCCTTCTGAAAAACAAGGTGGAGGATGGGTGGCTGAGGTTGTTGGCCGAAGTCATGTACTTGCACGTGATGGAGCCTCTACCAGATTGCCCATTGCTCACATGGTGTGCAATCAAACACCGCCGGTAGGAAACGAGCCCAGTCTTATGACATTCCGTGAG GTTGAGACCATTTTCCATGAGTTTGGTCATTTGCTTCAGAAGATGCTAACCAAGCAAGATGAAGGTCTTGTTTCTGGTTCTCAAGGAATAGAATGGGATGCCGTTGAACTGCCTTCCCAATTCATGGAAAATTGGTGTTATCACAG GAATACTCTGATGAGCATTGCAAAACACCATGAAACTGGAGAGAGCCTCCCTGAAGACGTTTATTCAAAGCTTATCGCATTAAGAAAATTCCGTGCAGGTTCACTGCTTCTTCGTCAG ATAAGATATGCTAGTGTAGATTTGGAACTGCATACAAGGTATGATCCCAGTGGACCAGAATCCATTTATGATGTTGATCAAAGAGTAGGTATGCGAACACATGTGATCCCGCTGCTGCCAGAAGACAGGTTCCTTTGTAGTTTCAGCCATATATTTGCAG atCTATATGAAGCTGGTTACTATAGTTACCAG TGGGCAGAAGTGTTGTCGGCTGATGCTTTCTCTGCATTCGAGGAGGCTGGCCTGGACAATGATGAG GCAATCAAAGAAACAGGTCGCAGGTTCCGAGAAACTGTTCTTGCCCTTGGAGGTGGGAAATCACCACTTGAG GTTTTCGTGGAATTCCGCGGGCGTGAGCCCTCCCCAGACGCCATGCTCAGGCAGTATGGCCTATCACCGGCCACCGTATCTGCTTGA